In the Bacillus shivajii genome, one interval contains:
- a CDS encoding ribonucleoside-diphosphate reductase subunit alpha, whose amino-acid sequence MLFVFSFTFKGGCFSVTQTTTVISELTKNLTNQYPNLSWGNFHEYLRLKKIDLTMMQEATDQVILAAIDMQCADEADWTYIGARYFLNQLYNEVSNNRGINAYEDFPTLLRALTEDHLYDEKLLNAYSDEEVRSIGTFIKKERDSLFTYIGVKTLTDRYLCKSIEGKIVELPQERFLIIAMTLMMNEDKQHRLQLVKEAYWALSNLYMTVATPTLANAGKTHGQLSSCFIDTVDDSLRGIFDSNTDAATVSKNGGGLGVYLGKIRAKGSTIKGFKGNSSGVIPWMKQLNNTAVSVDQLGQRQGAIAVYLDVWHKDIFSFLDAKLNNGDERQRTHDLFTGVCLPDLFMEKVKNREDWFLFDPHEVREVMGFSLEDFYDEEQGYGSFREKYEACVNCQHLTKESVPAIEIMKRMMISQLETGTPYMFYRDTVNRENPNKHEGMIYASNLCTEIMQNMSPTTVIEETFTGGEITTRKKAGDYVVCNLSSISLARAVTDDVLERLITIQVRMLDNVIDVNEIEVHQAEATNKKYRGIGLGTFGWHHLLALKQIKWESNEAISYADKLYEDIAYYTVKASAKLAKEKGAYSVFEGSDWHKGTYFQGERYDTSRWQELKEYVKQAGLRNGYLMAVAPNASTSIIAGSTASIDPIFNKEYAEEKKNYKIPVTAPDLSSETTWYYKPAHLIDQLWSIKQNAARQKHIDQAVSFNLYVEHTIKAKDLLNLHLTAWQEGLKTTYYVRSTSSDLEDCESCSS is encoded by the coding sequence ATGTTATTTGTTTTTAGCTTTACATTTAAGGGAGGGTGTTTTTCAGTGACTCAAACAACAACTGTTATATCAGAGCTTACAAAGAATTTGACTAACCAGTATCCAAACTTATCATGGGGGAATTTTCACGAGTATCTTCGATTAAAAAAGATAGACTTAACAATGATGCAAGAGGCAACAGACCAGGTAATACTTGCGGCCATAGATATGCAATGTGCGGATGAAGCGGACTGGACGTATATCGGAGCAAGGTATTTCCTAAATCAGTTATATAACGAAGTGTCAAACAACCGAGGAATCAATGCATATGAAGACTTTCCAACTTTATTAAGAGCTTTAACTGAAGATCATTTGTATGACGAAAAACTATTGAACGCATACAGTGACGAGGAAGTTCGCTCAATCGGAACGTTTATTAAGAAAGAACGCGATAGCTTATTTACATATATTGGCGTTAAAACGTTAACTGATCGTTATTTGTGTAAAAGTATTGAAGGAAAGATTGTTGAACTTCCGCAAGAACGATTTTTAATCATTGCGATGACATTAATGATGAATGAAGATAAACAACATCGTTTGCAACTAGTCAAAGAAGCTTATTGGGCTCTTTCAAATTTATATATGACGGTTGCGACACCGACTTTGGCGAACGCAGGAAAAACACACGGACAACTATCTAGCTGTTTTATAGATACCGTAGATGACAGTTTAAGAGGGATCTTTGATAGTAATACGGATGCAGCTACTGTAAGTAAAAATGGTGGAGGATTAGGCGTATATTTAGGAAAAATAAGAGCGAAAGGCAGTACAATTAAAGGCTTTAAAGGTAATTCTTCCGGTGTAATTCCGTGGATGAAGCAACTTAACAATACTGCAGTAAGTGTTGATCAATTAGGGCAACGACAAGGAGCGATTGCAGTTTATCTTGATGTTTGGCATAAAGATATCTTTTCGTTTTTGGATGCAAAGTTAAATAACGGTGACGAACGTCAAAGAACGCATGATTTATTTACTGGTGTCTGTCTTCCTGATCTTTTTATGGAAAAAGTAAAAAACAGAGAAGATTGGTTCTTATTTGATCCTCACGAGGTTAGAGAAGTCATGGGGTTTTCTTTAGAGGATTTTTACGATGAAGAACAGGGATATGGTAGTTTCAGAGAAAAGTATGAGGCTTGCGTTAACTGTCAGCACTTAACAAAGGAAAGTGTTCCAGCAATTGAAATCATGAAGCGAATGATGATTTCACAACTAGAAACAGGAACGCCATACATGTTTTATCGCGATACTGTGAATCGAGAAAATCCTAACAAACACGAAGGGATGATTTATGCTTCAAATTTATGTACGGAAATTATGCAAAACATGAGTCCGACTACGGTGATTGAAGAAACGTTTACTGGAGGAGAAATTACAACACGTAAAAAAGCTGGAGATTATGTCGTTTGTAATTTGAGTTCAATTTCTCTAGCAAGGGCCGTGACGGATGATGTACTAGAGAGGCTTATAACAATTCAAGTAAGAATGTTAGATAATGTCATTGATGTGAATGAAATAGAGGTTCATCAAGCCGAAGCAACAAACAAAAAATATCGAGGAATTGGTTTAGGGACATTTGGTTGGCACCATTTATTAGCATTGAAACAAATAAAGTGGGAGTCAAATGAAGCGATTAGCTATGCAGACAAGCTTTATGAAGATATTGCATATTACACGGTTAAAGCGAGTGCCAAATTAGCAAAAGAAAAAGGAGCGTACTCTGTATTTGAAGGATCTGATTGGCATAAAGGAACGTATTTTCAAGGTGAACGGTATGACACATCAAGGTGGCAGGAGTTAAAAGAATACGTTAAACAGGCAGGTCTTAGAAACGGGTATTTAATGGCGGTTGCTCCCAATGCGAGCACATCGATTATTGCAGGGTCAACAGCATCGATCGATCCGATTTTTAATAAAGAGTATGCCGAAGAAAAGAAGAATTATAAGATCCCTGTAACTGCACCAGATTTGTCTTCTGAAACAACTTGGTATTATAAGCCTGCACACTTGATCGATCAATTATGGAGTATAAAACAAAATGCAGCTAGACAAAAGCATATCGACCAGGCTGTATCGTTTAACCTCTACGTTGAACATACAATCAAAGCAAAAGATTTATTGAACTTACACTTAACAGCATGGCAAGAAGGTCTAAAAACGACTTACTATGTTCGCTCTACTTCTAGTGATCTCGAAGATTGCGAAAGTTGCTCTAGCTAA